Below is a genomic region from Terriglobales bacterium.
AAGCCGCGCGTTTGGCTCTGGATCCTGATCGGGGGCGCCGCCTTCTTCGCTTTCGTCGTCGCCGTCTTCGCGCTCATCTACCTGAGCGCCAAGACCGACAACAACTCCGAGTTCGGTGGCTTCGGTGACAAGATCGCGGTGGTGGACATCGACGGCGTCATCTTCGAGCCGCGCACCGTCGTCAAGCAGCTCAAGAAGTACGGCGACGACGATTCCGTCAAGGCCATCATCCTCCACATGGATACCCCCGGTGGCGGCGTCGCCGCCTCGCAGGAGATCTACAGCGAGGTCAAGCGCATCCGCGAGAAGAAGAAAAAGAAGGTCGTCACCTCCATCGAGACCGTGGGCGCCTCCGGCGGCTACTACATCGCCTCCGCCACCGAGAAGATCTACGCCAATCCCGGCTCCATCGTCGGCTCCATCGGCGTCATCGCCGAGTGGTACAACTACGAAGAGCTGGTGAAGTGGGCCAAGCTTCAGCCCATCACCTTCAAGACCGGCGAGTTCAAGGACACCGGCTCGCCCACCCGCCAGCTCACGCCCGCCGAGAAGCAATACCTCCAGAGCCTCATCGACGACATGTTCCGCCAGTTCGTCGGCGCCGTCGCCGACGGCCGCAAGATGAAGGTGGAAGACGTCCGGGCGCTCGCCGACGGCAAGGTCTGGACCGGCGAGCAGGCCAAGGCGCTCAAGCTCATCGACGAGATCGGCGACTACCACGCCGCCATCGACGACACCGCCAAGGCCGTCGGCATCAAGGGCGAGCCCATGATCGTCCATCCCGAACCCGAGCGCCGCACCCTGCTCGACGTCTTGTTCGGCGACATCAGCCAGCTCGTCCCCAGCAAAGCGCGGTTGCTCGAGACCCACGTGGGCTTTTACTATCTCTGGAAATAGACCAGGACATTCGGCCCCAAAATCTTTAGGAGCGGGAGCGATTTCATGACGAAAGCCGACCTGATCGACGAGGTATCGCGTCTCGCGGAGCTGACGCGCAAGGACAGCGAGGTCATCGTCGAGACCATCTTCGACAGC
It encodes:
- the sppA gene encoding signal peptide peptidase SppA codes for the protein MGLPPLNPPQYAAVPPPPPRPPMPPQPKPRVWLWILIGGAAFFAFVVAVFALIYLSAKTDNNSEFGGFGDKIAVVDIDGVIFEPRTVVKQLKKYGDDDSVKAIILHMDTPGGGVAASQEIYSEVKRIREKKKKKVVTSIETVGASGGYYIASATEKIYANPGSIVGSIGVIAEWYNYEELVKWAKLQPITFKTGEFKDTGSPTRQLTPAEKQYLQSLIDDMFRQFVGAVADGRKMKVEDVRALADGKVWTGEQAKALKLIDEIGDYHAAIDDTAKAVGIKGEPMIVHPEPERRTLLDVLFGDISQLVPSKARLLETHVGFYYLWK